The following coding sequences lie in one Vicinamibacterales bacterium genomic window:
- a CDS encoding Swt1 family HEPN domain-containing protein, with amino-acid sequence MAITNHERVGKALDLLKAGLGPFVEREFASVYQGRAAAEAARFLGDDRLNAKRPIAEWDAAALLKFMWETWNDVFRRTLGPAERSLLSELRDHRNKWAHQQTFSSDDAYRALDSAGRLLAAVSAPQSDEIERIKMELLRLRFDEQVRSEKRKTAGIAIESATTGLLKPWREVVTPHRDVASGLYQQAEFAADLWQVHLGEGTAEYKDPVEFFRRTYLTESLKAMLSGAVRRLAGKGGDPVVQLQTNFGGGKTHSMLALYHLFSGIAPSDLPGIDVVMQAADATTLASPRRVVLVGNKISPGNPGVKPDGTVVRTLWGELAWQLGGKKAFARIQADDEKATSPGDALRELFKEYGPCLILIDEWVAYARQLHDQSDLPAGGFETQFTFAQVLTESAKLAKNCLLVISLPASDTTGSPHTQANDVEVGGQRGREALDRLRNVVGRLESSWRPASAEEGFEIVRRRLFEPLATDAQFRDRDVVARAFADFYRAQHQEFPPECRDAEYEKRIRAAYPIHPEIFDRLYADWSTLVKFQRTRGVLRLMAAVIHSLWEKGDRNPLILPANISIDETRVQFELTRYLSDNWVPVIEKDVDGPNSLPLRMDGEVPNLGKHAACRRVARTIYLGSAPTAAAAHRGLEDRRVKLGCVMPGESPAVFGDALRRLAGAATYLYQDGPRYWYSTQPTVTKLAEDRAEQLKRDPDKVVQELDQRLRRDLQHKGDFSRIHPMPQSGQDVPDDLDARLVVLGVDYAYTKEPGSAAETKARAILESRGGAPRLYRNALVVLAADKTRLQDLDEAVRRFLAWESILAEKVVLNLDPQQVKQAETQRSAADGAVTARLPETYQWLLVPVQSSPQAAIEWQAIRLSGQDPLAVRASKKLRSDELLLTGFAATRLKMELDRVPLWRGNHVAIKQLVEDFGRYLYLPRLRSSAVLTAAIQDGCGLLLWEQDSFAYADSYDEEAVRYRGLCGGKQIALPDADSSGLLVRPDVAQKQLEAASPSAGPTPTGPGPTPPGPTPPGPGPAQPTPKQAPKRFHGSVRLEAARAGRDASVIADEVIAHLAGLVGAKVTVTLEIEAEMPGGAPETVVRTVTENSRSLKFTSQGFETE; translated from the coding sequence TTCGCCGCACGCTGGGTCCCGCCGAACGGAGTCTCCTCTCTGAACTCCGCGACCACCGGAACAAGTGGGCGCACCAGCAGACGTTCTCGAGCGACGACGCCTATCGCGCGCTGGATTCTGCAGGGCGGCTGCTGGCCGCCGTGTCGGCGCCGCAATCGGACGAGATCGAACGAATCAAGATGGAGCTGCTGCGCCTGCGCTTCGATGAGCAGGTGCGCAGTGAGAAGCGCAAGACGGCCGGCATCGCGATCGAGAGCGCGACCACCGGCCTGCTGAAGCCCTGGCGTGAGGTCGTGACACCGCATCGGGACGTCGCGAGCGGCCTCTATCAGCAGGCGGAATTCGCGGCCGATCTCTGGCAGGTCCACCTCGGCGAGGGCACCGCGGAGTACAAGGACCCGGTCGAGTTCTTCCGCCGCACCTACCTGACGGAGAGCCTGAAGGCCATGCTCTCCGGAGCGGTTCGGCGTCTGGCCGGCAAAGGCGGCGACCCGGTCGTCCAGCTCCAGACGAACTTCGGCGGTGGCAAGACGCACTCGATGCTGGCGCTCTATCACCTCTTCTCCGGCATCGCGCCCAGCGACCTGCCGGGAATCGACGTGGTGATGCAGGCGGCTGATGCCACGACGCTCGCGAGCCCACGTCGGGTGGTCCTGGTTGGCAACAAGATCTCGCCGGGCAATCCCGGCGTCAAGCCGGACGGCACAGTCGTCCGGACGCTTTGGGGAGAGCTGGCCTGGCAGCTCGGCGGCAAGAAGGCGTTCGCGCGGATTCAAGCCGACGATGAGAAGGCGACGAGCCCGGGCGATGCGCTGCGCGAGTTGTTCAAGGAGTACGGGCCGTGCCTGATTCTGATCGATGAGTGGGTGGCCTACGCACGGCAGCTTCACGACCAGAGCGACTTGCCGGCCGGCGGGTTCGAAACCCAGTTCACCTTCGCCCAGGTGCTGACTGAGTCGGCCAAGCTGGCCAAGAACTGCCTCCTGGTCATCAGCCTGCCGGCTTCCGACACCACCGGCTCGCCCCACACCCAGGCCAACGACGTGGAGGTTGGTGGACAGCGTGGACGGGAGGCGCTCGATCGCCTGCGGAACGTCGTCGGGCGTCTCGAGTCGTCGTGGCGGCCTGCGAGCGCCGAGGAGGGTTTCGAGATCGTGCGTCGGCGTCTGTTCGAGCCACTGGCGACCGATGCCCAGTTCAGGGACCGGGACGTGGTCGCGCGAGCGTTCGCCGACTTCTACCGCGCGCAGCACCAGGAGTTCCCCCCGGAATGCCGCGACGCCGAGTACGAGAAACGGATCAGGGCCGCCTATCCGATCCACCCGGAGATCTTTGACCGGCTCTACGCCGACTGGTCCACCCTGGTGAAGTTCCAGCGCACCCGGGGTGTGCTGCGCCTGATGGCCGCGGTGATCCACAGCCTGTGGGAAAAGGGGGACCGGAACCCGCTGATCCTCCCGGCGAACATCTCGATCGACGAGACGCGCGTGCAGTTCGAGTTGACGCGCTACCTGTCCGACAACTGGGTCCCGGTGATCGAGAAAGACGTGGACGGTCCGAACTCGCTCCCGTTGCGGATGGACGGGGAAGTGCCGAACCTCGGCAAACACGCCGCCTGCCGGCGCGTGGCGCGGACCATCTACCTGGGGTCGGCGCCGACCGCCGCTGCCGCTCACCGAGGCCTCGAGGATCGGCGGGTCAAGCTTGGATGCGTGATGCCTGGCGAGTCGCCCGCGGTGTTCGGCGATGCGCTGAGGCGGCTCGCCGGCGCGGCCACCTACCTCTATCAGGATGGTCCCCGCTATTGGTACTCGACGCAGCCCACGGTCACCAAACTCGCGGAGGACCGCGCCGAGCAGCTCAAGCGCGATCCCGACAAGGTGGTTCAGGAATTGGACCAGCGACTGCGCAGGGACTTGCAGCACAAGGGCGACTTCAGCCGCATCCATCCGATGCCGCAGTCGGGCCAAGACGTGCCGGATGACCTCGACGCGAGGCTCGTCGTGCTCGGTGTCGACTATGCCTACACGAAGGAGCCAGGGAGCGCGGCCGAGACCAAGGCCCGGGCGATTCTGGAATCGCGCGGGGGAGCGCCGCGACTCTATCGCAATGCCCTGGTGGTCCTGGCGGCGGACAAGACGCGGCTTCAGGATCTCGACGAGGCGGTACGGCGCTTCCTCGCCTGGGAGTCCATCCTGGCGGAGAAAGTGGTTCTCAATCTCGATCCGCAGCAGGTCAAGCAGGCCGAGACTCAGAGAAGCGCGGCGGACGGCGCGGTGACGGCGCGGCTGCCCGAGACCTACCAGTGGCTCCTCGTGCCGGTGCAGTCGTCGCCGCAGGCGGCGATCGAATGGCAGGCGATTCGCCTGTCAGGCCAAGACCCGCTTGCCGTGCGCGCCAGCAAGAAGCTCCGCAGCGACGAACTGCTGCTCACCGGATTCGCGGCCACCCGGTTGAAGATGGAGCTCGACCGCGTGCCGCTCTGGCGCGGCAACCACGTGGCGATCAAGCAGCTCGTCGAGGACTTCGGCCGCTACCTCTATCTCCCTCGCCTCCGATCGTCCGCGGTGCTGACGGCGGCCATTCAGGACGGCTGCGGTCTCCTGCTCTGGGAACAGGACTCGTTCGCGTACGCGGACAGCTACGACGAGGAGGCCGTGCGCTACCGGGGCCTTTGCGGAGGCAAGCAGATCGCGCTCCCGGATGCCGACTCATCCGGGTTGCTCGTGAGACCTGACGTCGCGCAGAAGCAGCTCGAAGCCGCCTCGCCTTCAGCCGGTCCAACTCCGACAGGGCCAGGGCCGACGCCGCCAGGACCTACGCCTCCTGGACCGGGCCCGGCCCAACCCACACCGAAACAGGCTCCCAAGCGTTTCCATGGCTCCGTGAGGCTTGAAGCGGCTCGAGCCGGTCGTGACGCCAGCGTGATTGCCGACGAAGTGATCGCCCACCTCGCCGGTCTGGTGGGCGCGAAGGTGACCGTGACGCTCGAAATCGAAGCCGAGATGCCAGGCGGCGCGCCGGAGACGGTGGTGCGAACGGTGACAGAGAACAGCCGGTCGCTGAAGTTCACGAGCCAAGGGTTCGAGACGGAGTAG